GGGTTTTCATGTGAATATTGCTCGTTACCGTTTAGATGTACATGGGCAGGCCGTACATGGCGCCCCAGTCCACGCCCTGGAACGACGACATGTCCACGCCGGCCAGCGAGTACGCGGCGCCGAACTGCGGCAGCgcgggcgccggcgccggcTGCGGGGGCGCCACCAGCGCCGTCGCCGCCGTGGCGGCCGTGGGCAgcgcgtacggcgcgtagcggtAGGCGTGCGCGGCGCCCACGGCGGGCACGGCGCCCACGCCGCTGGCGGCGTACACGAGCCCGCGGCCGGGCCGCAGCACGAGCCGCTTGCCGAGCGCGAGCGGCGCGGCCGCGACGGCCTCCTTGGGCTGCGCGCGCTTGCACTCCACCTTCTTGTTCTTGATCGTGTGGAAGTGGATGTCGCAGACGCGCTCCACCGCCTCCTCCGAGTGGAAGGTGACGAAGCCGAAGCCGCGGTGGCGCTTGGTCTGCTGGTCCATGAGCATGACGGCGTCCTCGACGAGCCCGAACTGTGAGAAGTAAGACCTGACCTCCTCGGCGGACGTGTCCTGGCCGACGCCGCCGACGAATATCTTCTTGGTCTTGGCGGGGCGCGGCGCGGACTTGGGCGTGGCGTGCTTGGGGTCGATGCGCTTGCCGTCCAGCGTGTGCACCGGCACGGCCAGCACTTTGTCCACGGAGGACGCCTCCTGGAACGTGATGAAGCCGAAGCCGCGCGATCTCTGCGCGCGGCCACTGTTACTGCGGGGCTCACGGACGCGGGGCGCAGCGCCGGGGCACAGCTCCATGCTTACACAACAGAAGCACGGACAGTGTGATGGAGCTGTGTCCCGGCGCTGTAGTGTGGGTGAGCGGGGGTTTAGTGACTTACACCTATGCCTACGTGACACGAGGACTACGAGTCGCAAACAAACTCGACATCAACTGTTAATGTTATAAGTTTACTTCATCAAGAGCGTATACAAGTGTTGCTACAGTAGAGAATAGATTGATGTGTTGCCAATGAACGCTAGATGTCTAGTAGTACGGTAGAGAGTGAGGTACATAGTGACTAGGCTATGCTTTAGTTAGTAGACTCAGTATATAATACACTACGCAGGGTATAATATATACGCTCTTGACTGGCGCTGTTAGATTCCGTCAGTGTCCACTCGGTGCGGAGATGAAGTCAAACT
This is a stretch of genomic DNA from Spodoptera frugiperda isolate SF20-4 chromosome 24, AGI-APGP_CSIRO_Sfru_2.0, whole genome shotgun sequence. It encodes these proteins:
- the LOC118278623 gene encoding RNA-binding protein Musashi homolog 2 isoform X2 yields the protein MLFESPNAKLYPAFNIPPPVRLSGALGGVEVLDGGLVGGELTAHVLSAQAAAHAAATAAAAAHQQHQQQQIAVQQIKTSPSSGRSTPVTSQANGTAPAPTGSTSPSPSKLFVGGLSWQTSSEKLREYFAMFGPVTDVLIMKDPVTQRSRGFGFITFQEASSVDKVLAVPVHTLDGKRIDPKHATPKSAPRPAKTKKIFVGGVGQDTSAEEVRSYFSQFGLVEDAVMLMDQQTKRHRGFGFVTFHSEEAVERVCDIHFHTIKNKKVECKRAQPKEAVAAAPLALGKRLVLRPGRGLVYAASGVGAVPAVGAAHAYRYAPYALPTAATAATALVAPPQPAPAPALPQFGAAYSLAGVDMSSFQGVDWGAMYGLPMYI
- the LOC118278623 gene encoding RNA-binding protein Musashi homolog 2 isoform X1, whose translation is MLFESPNAKLYPAFNIPPPVRLSGALGGVEVLDGGLVGGELTAHVLSAQAAAHAAATAAAAAHQQHQQQQIAVQQINPYFPTETSPSSGRSTPVTSQANGTAPAPTGSTSPSPSKLFVGGLSWQTSSEKLREYFAMFGPVTDVLIMKDPVTQRSRGFGFITFQEASSVDKVLAVPVHTLDGKRIDPKHATPKSAPRPAKTKKIFVGGVGQDTSAEEVRSYFSQFGLVEDAVMLMDQQTKRHRGFGFVTFHSEEAVERVCDIHFHTIKNKKVECKRAQPKEAVAAAPLALGKRLVLRPGRGLVYAASGVGAVPAVGAAHAYRYAPYALPTAATAATALVAPPQPAPAPALPQFGAAYSLAGVDMSSFQGVDWGAMYGLPMYI
- the LOC118278623 gene encoding RNA-binding protein Musashi homolog 2 isoform X3; this translates as MLEMFAICEIGALGGVEVLDGGLVGGELTAHVLSAQAAAHAAATAAAAAHQQHQQQQIAVQQINPYFPTETSPSSGRSTPVTSQANGTAPAPTGSTSPSPSKLFVGGLSWQTSSEKLREYFAMFGPVTDVLIMKDPVTQRSRGFGFITFQEASSVDKVLAVPVHTLDGKRIDPKHATPKSAPRPAKTKKIFVGGVGQDTSAEEVRSYFSQFGLVEDAVMLMDQQTKRHRGFGFVTFHSEEAVERVCDIHFHTIKNKKVECKRAQPKEAVAAAPLALGKRLVLRPGRGLVYAASGVGAVPAVGAAHAYRYAPYALPTAATAATALVAPPQPAPAPALPQFGAAYSLAGVDMSSFQGVDWGAMYGLPMYI